Below is a genomic region from Rouxiella chamberiensis.
GCTTTGCTGATGCCTTCCGCATGGATATCAACGTAACGGAAGTTGAAATCATCACGTTCTTCGGTCAGTTTTTCAGCTAATTCTTTTGCACGAACACAATAAGGACACGCAGGACGCCCGAAAATTACTGCAAACATGGAGACTCCTTGATTTAATTTCGCCTGAAGACCAGGACTTTGTAAATTTGAGAAAGATATCGCAGAAATTTTTAAATTAGCGCATAGCTCTCACTACCTGCCGCTACTATGCCTGTCTCGACGAGTAAAAAAAGCAGGAATTACCTGTCGCTTTGATGTGCTGTGCCTATCTGGACATATTCCCGACGCTTTGCCGAAAAGCTGCGCATCAGGGCGAGCCGGAGGAGATCAAATCGTGCGGCCATGCTTGCAATGGTGACGCCGAACAGGAATTATTGCCTGCTTTACGCCACACTTTTCGCTTCGATTTTTCCCAAGGAAACGTATTATGACGCCTACGATTGACCTGCTTCGCGCGCACAGTTCCGTGCGCTCCTTTACCGGCCAGCCGGTCACCGACGAGCAGCGTGAAGCCATTATCTCTGCCGCTCAGGCTGCCTCAACCTCAAGCTTTTTACAGTGCTCCTCCATTATTCGCATCACAGATCCCGAAAAGCGCAAAACGCTGGTCGAGTACACCGGCGGCCAGCAATGGGTGGCCGAGGCCGCAGAGTTCTGGGTATTCTGCGCCGATTTCAATCGCAATCAGCAAATCAATCCCGAGGCCGAGCTGGGTCTTGCCGAGCAACTGTTGCTGGGATGCGTCGATACCGCGCTGATGGCGCAGAACCGCGATGGCGGCCGCCGAGTCGCTCGGGCTGGGCGGCGTGTTTATCGGCGGCATCCGCAACCGCGTCGAAGAGGTTGCCACACTTCTGGAACTGCCGAAATTTGTGCTGCCTTTATTTGGTTTTTGTATCGGACATCCTGCGCACGTCAACGATTTCAAGCCGCGTATGCCGCAAAGTATGCTGGTGCATGAAAATAGCTATCAGCCGCTGGATAAAAACGTGCTGGCTGAATACGATGCCGAGCTTGAAGCCTATTACGCCAGTCGCGACAGCAATGCCCGCCGTGACAATTTCAGCGACCTGATTATCCGCACGCTCAAGAAAGAACAGCGTCCCTTTATGCTGGCAGCGCTGCATAAACAAGGCTGGATCACGCGCTAGAAGACCTCGGAGTGTCTGATGAAAATTGCCATACTTTCGCGCGACGGAAGCCTTTACTCGTGCAGGCGTCTCAAGGAAGCAGGGGAGTCGCGGGGTCATCATATCGATATCATCGACCCGCTCTCCTGCTATATGAACATCAACTGTGCCGCCTCCAGCATGCATTATCGCGGGC
It encodes:
- a CDS encoding GrxA family glutaredoxin — protein: MFAVIFGRPACPYCVRAKELAEKLTEERDDFNFRYVDIHAEGISKADLEKTVGKPVETVPQIFIDQKHIGGCTDFEAYAKENLALYQS